One Zymoseptoria tritici IPO323 chromosome 5, whole genome shotgun sequence genomic window, CTTGATTGGCCGCGTTGGTGATCCGTCAAGGCGCTCTCGTAGCCGTGAGTTCTTGAGTTGCGCGGTGACCTTGACTTCACCACGTAGAAGATCTTGCTGCGCCAGTCGTTGTAGTCGTCGCCGATCCCGAGGAAGACCTTGCTCGGTGGTGCAGAATCGGAGGCCATGATGTGCTTGTGCACTTTCTTGTTGTGAGGGGCGCTGGAGAGAGGTTGGCGGCTGAGCCCTGCGCGGAAGATTTCAAGACAGTACGGCGGGATCTATGCGGCAGCAGGATTATATACGCAAGATGCGGCTCTGGCGACAGCCTGAGAGAGACCATTTGTGCTGCGGGAACGAGGAAGCGGATCCGTCCAGAAAGACCTCCATGCAGAGGCTTGTTTGTTCTGGAAATTGCCCGAGCCATACCGACCAGGAAGCAATCGCGTAGATCCGCTCCGCACCAGCATCACCGCCCGACTCTGTTCTTGAAGTACACCTCCTGCACCCGATCCATCAACTGCTTCATCTGGCCAGCGGGTAACTTCTCCTTTCGGTCGTAGGTGTACAACCCGTTCTGCTCTTGTTCAATGTCCGTGAATTGTGTCCAGACGATCCCGCAGCAGTGCCCAGCTTTCACGACCCCCATCATCAAGCCTTCAACTCGGTTCAGCAGATCCTGCGCATCTTTCGCCGTTGTGTAGCCCCAATTGCCTTTGCGCGATTCATCGTTGGCAGCCGCGATATTCACGCCTCCGAACTCAGTGCACATCACCGGCGCACCATGAACATGCCTCGATCCTTCGTCTTTGATCCCATGTTTGCTGTAGATCGGTCCAATGAACATGGACCTCCCACGTCCGATGATTTCCTTGAGCGACTGACACCGCTCGGCCATGCCTGGACCATCGGCATAGTCGTGGAAAGAAGAAATGTCAGTAATGACATGCTCCCAGCCGCAGTTGTCGTTGATGGGTCTCGTAGGATCGTACGCCTTCGTGGTCCAGTAGATCGAGCGGATGTGATCACGCTGTCTCTTGTCTCCACCGAGGTCTGGATATCCCCAGCTCTCATTGACTGGCGTCCAGGTTACCACAGACGGAAAGTTGATGTCTCTCCGTATCATCTCCATCCACTCTTGGTCAAAGCGCTGCATTGCATCAACACTGAAGTGGTAGCAATTTGCCATCTCACCCCAGACCAGGAAGCCGAGTCGGTCAGCCCAGTACATGAACATTGGTTCCTCCACCTTTTGATGCTTCCGGCAGCCATTGAAGCCCATCGCTTTTGCGAGCTCGATGTCTCTGCGCAATGCAtcggaagaaggcggagtCATGAGGGTCTCCGGCCAATACCCTTGATCCAGGAAGAGAGCCTGAAAGTATGGACGACCGTTCAGTCGGAACGTGCCATCGCCGGTCGTCCAATTCAGCGAGCGCATGCCGGTCGTAGTGTGCACTTCATCCAGACATTGATCTTCTCGATCCAGCAACCGGAGTTTGATATCGTATAGTAGCGGATGTTCTGGCGACCAGAGTGTTACGCCATTTCGCCATCGGGAAGGATCAGACAGGACTCCTTCTGCCAAGTATACAGGCGGGAGCTGTTGAATGTGCTCATTTGACAGACGCATATTGACGTCCGTCAACCGGACAAAGTCCTCGTCTCTTGCGAGCTCTTTCCGCCCAGATCCCACTACAACGCCACCCAAGCTGGTCTCAACCACGATTGACAGACTTTGCCCGACACGCCGCCCGGAGACACATACTCGAGCATCCAGCGCACCTTCTTCGATCTTGTCCGATCGTAATATGGTGCCGCCACTGCCATCAACAATGCGTGCGGCTGGTACACTCTCGAGCCACACGGACTGCCAGATACCGCTGCTTGGCGTGTAGAAGATTGACTCGGGCTGGGGACCCCAGAACTGTTTTCCTCTCGGTTGTGCAAGATCGTACGCCGAGTCAAAGACGCGGACCGTCAAACGCTTTGGTGTTTCCGATGGACTCCGCTGGATGACTTCGGACAGGTCAAGATCGAAAGGGAcatgtcctcctcgatgTTCGCCGACGAGATAGCCGTCCAGCCACACTTTCGCGTGGTAGTCTACCGCTCCGAAGCGGAGTAGTAGTCGTTGACCGTTTGCGAGATCTTGAGGGCTGCGAAGGTCTTCAATACGTCGCTCGTACCATAGGACTTGATGTACGCCACGCTCATTGATCCCGGATGCGGGGCATTGGAAGACGAAAGGGACCTGGATCGTTCTTTTTGCGGTCGGCTTCGTCTCAGAACTTGGTGCGTGGCTAGGCAAAGCATTCAGTTGCCATGACTGAAGGATACCAatatcctcgtcgtcgaataAGAAGTCCCATGGTCCGTTGAGACTCTCCCAGCGAAGGTCCGCCCGCTTGAAGTCCCGTCGGGGATACGTATCGTCCTCAGCCATGACAGGTTCGGAGAAAGCGGCGGCCCGGTCTGATTGCAGTGGGTACTGTGTCTGTCGTGCGAGGTGTGCTTGCGGTGTGGACTCCTTCCGATCCCGTTTGACGAGCTTGGACAGCCTGCGCATACCACCACGCAAACAACAGGACAATTCCCGTCTTGACCTGACCAGCAAACTCTCAGGGTTCTTCAATAGCAAGATCAAGCGCAAGCTTTCAGCATCCGGTACCTTGGGACAGCGCAGTGGTAGTCGAGAGCCAAACGCTGTTACGTTGAGTCCAGCAGCGGTGCAAGCACAGCGCCAGGATAACTTGCAACGTGGTCGAGATAGCCAATGACGTTCGGACAGAGGACCCGTGTAGTTGACTTGTGTCGGACCGTTGGGGACAACGGCCGGCAAGCTTGAATAGCGCTCCGGTAAGCTGGCGGGACAGGTATTGGCAAAGTAGCAGTACGGGGCTGTAACCGTGCAGATAAGTTATCGCTACGGGTAAGTAAGCGTACAGGTAAATTACCAAAACAAGACAATGGGCGTGTGAGTGACCTGGTCGTGTATTTTCGTTGTAACAACGATGAGACGGAGAGGTgcggtgaggtgaggtgaggtggcaATTTCAAGTTGATGCCTCAGGCTTGCAGATTTTCTACGTCGCAGAATAGGAGCGGTGAGTTTTGTCTGCATATGCCATGTACAATGACTCGTGAACTTCCTCTTATGATGAATAAGAGAGGTAAAGCTACCTACTGCATGTGCTTCTGCAAATTGTTGGCGCTCCTCACTCAATCCATGGTCCGCCAGCTGCAGCAGGTTGTCCGCTCACCCAGTTCCCCTTTTCTGCGGATTTTtgtgtcgtcgacgtaggcaAGCCGTGGTAGGAATAGCGACTTGCTGAGCCGCTGCGAGAACTGCAAGGGCGGCTCTTTGCACAGTCGCAGGATCTTGAGTCAGGTCCCACTTCGTCTCCCAATTCTGCTTCAGATCCTTGGTCGTGCGCTTGAACTTATTTGCAAGAACATAGTAGGCGCGAGTGTTGCGATTTCTCGCCTCCTGAGGTCTAGCTCTCGCGGCGGCATTCTCGATCTGTCTCCACGCGTAGTCTGTTTACCCGTCATACATCTGGAAATACATCGAACTCAATTCATCGCGGATTTTCTCTCTGTCTTGGTATCCGGCTGGGTCGATCGCAGTCACAGCCTTCCTTCCGCCATGGTCTTTGATTCTGCAGTATGGATCGCGAGAGAAGATGGCATCGACATACAAGTCAATGTTGTCATCCATCTTCTTGAAGTGACGCTTGGCGCGATAGTTGATATCTCCTTTCTTTGGCATCTTGATCGACCTAGACTGTGCAAAGGCTGATGTGGGAGGGAGCTAAGATCGAGCCAACAAGTGCAAGGCCCGtgtagaagaggagacgaGATCCACCCGGAAGATGCGATCCCTGGTGAAGGAGCGGATGGGTACAGGAGTTGGATGAGGCGAGACCCGATGTAGATGAGAGCGAGGATCGACCCGGAGGGCGCGAGCTTATTGAGAGCGGAAGAGAGATCGACTCAGCCAGTGCGAGACCTGATGTGTCGTTGAGGACCGAACGACTCAAGGCAAACGGCACTGTCGCCTTTTTGGAGGCTGTCGACTTAGCGGGCGCTGTAATAATGTTAGCTGAGGAAAGATCGACGCAGCAGAAGCCGAGAGAATGGTATCAAAAGGATTAAACGACCGCAAGATTGCGTAAGCAGTAGGGTTGATGGGAgagatcgacgaggagagcgcTTCGGTGCTGGGGCATGGGGAATGATCGACTCAAAGGTAGCAGAAGCTGTGAGCAGAGCGGGAACGACCGCCGGGGGGAGATGTGCACCCTTCATCGCGGTGGGGGACATCGACATAACAAAGGCTGCCTCGATGCTGGGCTGGGTGGGATCGACGCATATATGGCCCTCTTTGCGGATGCAGCGGGATGTGACGACTAGAAGAGTGCTAGGGCTTGTGAAGACACTGGGGAGAATcgaatcgaagaaggctgTGCTTGAGCGTCTTTCAGGCTTGATCGACCTGGAGGGTGCTGGGGTTTGTGGTGGTGCTGGGGAGGATCGACATGAAGATGGCTGTGCTGGAGCGGCCTTCGGGCTTGATCAACCGGAAAAATGCACGAGCTGTATGACAGCTCGGGATCGATCGACGGAGAAAACGCGGTGCTCACGTTGCTTTTGGGGTCTGTCGACTCGATAGTGGCGGTTGGTGAGGATGCGGTGTGCGTTGTGGTATTTGGTGTGTGTTACGGTAGTTGGTGCTGGAAATGGTTGTCACAAGGGAGAAGGTAGAGGAAGTGGTGTTTTAATAGAGCAGCTCGAAAGATGTAACGCACGGATGTGCAATGCTCGCGAGAACAAATGTGCTGCCAGAACTCGTTGGGCGAACAGCTTCCGATCTCGACGTGAATGTGTGTGAAAGCCTTTTGGCCGCCTAGGTGAGCCGGAGACATAGCACATGTGGCTGGGAGACAGCCACCAATTTCAGATGACGGGCTCCCAACTGAGGCTGGATTGACAATTTGATGGCGGGATTTTGCGAAGTCCGCGTCGACCCCTTCCCAACTCAGCACTGAATTGGTCCCACAACCGACTCCTTTCTCTCCCGAGCTTTTCCATTGAGTTCCCAGACCCTCGAGGATTTTGCGGCGCCTTGCCCATGGAACAAATCTACAGCCACGGGGACCAGATCGAGACCGGACCAGCCATCATCTCTCGACTCTGTTCTCGAAGTACACCTTCTGTGCTATGTCCATTAAGCGCTTTATCTCGCCGGCAGGGCACTTCTCCTTTCTGTCGTAGGTGTATAGTATATTCTGCTCTTgctcgatgtcggaaaactGAGTTGAAACAATGCCGCAGCAATGTCCAGCTTAGGAGGTTGAGCACGGCCTTTTTGGCTGTCAACTTTGTTCGCGTGAGGCAAGATCGCACCTCGCAGGCTTCATGTGAAACACTTTTCGTGCATGTGCGGTTGCGATATCGACCACTTGATGCTGACGAGAAAGGTTGGACGACATATGTAGGTGTGTTCCGAGATAACGAGCGTTGGATTCATGAACATGGCTGTCAGCAACACGGAGATTCATTCTTGGCCAGTGGACCGGACGACGTCAGGTTGTTATCGCCGGCTCCGCGTGCGAGATTGTCGAACAGTCCGTCCTCAGGTCGCCAGGGAAGGTCCTCCTGTCGGCAGGCTTGCATTCGGCCTAGGTATCGACTCGAGCTCCTTGAGTTTTGTTTTCGCTTCAAGGGGACTTCCAGCCCGGTCCGGAGTTCGCCGTGATTGTGGAAGAGAAGCCGGCGGCGGTAGTATACTCAGCAGACGAGCTATCCTTCCTCGATCTCGTCGCAAAGAGATCTAATGATCAGgcttgaagtcgaagagacCGCAGGTATTCATAGTCCGGCCAAGCTTCTTCCACTCGCCCCTTCAGCAACGCCGCCTGTTCTGGGCCGAACTCCTCAATCCACTCCTTCTCCCTACCATCAAGGGTAACTCCagcggaggtcttcctagaCATAATCCTAGACGAagtattaatagtataaTAGAAGCGCCTAGCCTTGTCCTTAGGAACGATGTCTCGGCTCGGCGCTACGCTAGTATAGGCGTTAAGTTCTAAAGCTAGAGTCTATTCCCGTACCAATTCCGCTTTGTCTATTCCGACTATATCGTAGAACTTTCCTATTACCTATAGATCCGTAAGAATATCGTCGGCGTCGAGGATAACTACCTAGGATCTACCGCCGGGCTAGAGCTCTTATTAGTATAGTTTCTTTAGTCGTTAGTTACGGTTAAGCCGGTTACTAGTTAGTTTAGTAAGCCCTTGCCGGCCTTTTAGTTAGCGTTAGTTAGAGTACGTCGGCGACTAGTAACTAACCGGAAGTACGTCCGCAGCTAATAAAACGAGGGCAGCGAGGTCGTAGACCGTAATAAGTTACGAAGAAAATCGCCTCTCGCGATCTCTTAGTATACCGCTATCTAGAGGTTAATTTCGATAGCAATACCGAAGGCACCCTTCCCGACCGGATCGTAGCATTTTGGCCCCTAAATTTCTTACGTAAGTTAGTATTATACTAATAGTACATTTAGTATAGCCTCGCTAGTAGTTAGTTAGTATTAGTAAGACACTATCTTAAACCGGTAACCAAACTAATAAGAGCTCTACGCCGGGCTACGATCGATACTAGTCGACAATACTCCTATACTATATAAAAGTAGTAGGGATTCGAGCAAAACAGCTAGTTAGGTCTACGAAGGGCTTACCTTCCGCTCTGACCTAGCTTTCGAAGGTTAGGATCGGGTTCCGAATAATAAATATCGGCGTCTAGGAGAGCATAAGAGCGTCTAAGAACGGTGTCTAGTTAGTGTTATCTAGCTTAGCGCCGagagtactactactctGTTCTATCTTAACGGAGGCCGGCTCTACGGTTTTAATATAGTCCGTAATCGGAGGCAGCATATACGTATAATTCTTTAGAAGGATATGCCGCTTCTATAACGAGGTTAGCTTTCGTAAGTTGTAGCTCGAGTATCCCGTACTTTAGTCCTTACTTCTTCTAGAATAGAATGTGTTCGCTATAGCGCATCCTCGCGTAGGGACTTATAGTAACCCTAGGTAGCCTAGGGAACATTATCTAGTAAACTTACGGCGATTTTCTCTCGAGCGTATATAAATGCATTATAGAAGAAGTAGCCGTCTAGATTCCATTCGGACTGTCCCGAAAGCATACGTAAGAGGAGGTTCGTAGTTGTTCTTAGATAGCTAAAGAGATATGCCCGCTTCTGTTCCTAAGGAGTTTCGGCTATAGTCTGCGCTTCTTAATATTATTGTTGCTACTAGTGCTAGAGTCCCCGATGATAGTTTtagaaggagaagagcttACAGAAGTCGCCTCATAGGTAAGAAGGGGGCCAGCGAGAAGCTCGGTGAGTATCCGTTTCATGCTTGTGCGGGCACCCAACCCTAAGCCTAACCCTAAGCGCCCTTAGCCGGGAACATCCTGGCACTGTAACTTACTATTGCCCGCACGCAGGAAGCGTTAATCCACGGACTCGAATAGACCTATTACGCTTCGCACTTTGTAGGCGGTGTGAGAGCTATTAAAGTGTTAGACGTGTCGGCCGAGCAGACCACGTGGCGGAGCGAAGATGCAGGCAATCCCATGCGTCGAAGCAGCACAAGCCTCGTGTATGGCATTCTTTTTGTACGCAGCGATTGGAACACATCCAGCCTAGAGAAGCGGTGACGCTGATCTTCGACGAGATCCAGGCAGTCCACCAGACTTGTAGTAGAGATGTGCTCTTGAAGTCAAGTGAGCCAGTGTCTTTCGGCAGGGCTTGGCCCCACGCCACCACGCTCTGCATCTTGTTGTCCTATCCTCTCCAAGGTCTTCGTTCGACTTTCAACATCGCGACAAGTCGCTCTCAAAGATCACGGCATGCCGGAAAGATCATGATGAAGCTTCCTGGCACCGCGACCAGATTTCACCAGATGCTTTGGGCCGATTGTTGAAGTTTCCGATGCAGACTTCGTGCCGTGAACAAAGCACAGTATCTTCGGAGAAGCGATGCCGGATTATGAGTATCGTTGAAGGATACGAGCCTTTCTTTCGCGGACCTTCGATGTGCAGGGTATCTGCTGTGTATGGAGACATCTTGTCCGCTCCCAGGGTATTTGCAGCGGCCCCGTGTGGTAGATGAGTCCGGTGGTAGGCGAAGTCTCCGAACGACGCCGGAGACTTTTGTATGTCGACGACTTACTCGATACTATAAATCAATGGTTTCGAACAGCTCACTCCAGGTATCAGATCAATTGCCTGCGAAGTCAAAGTGAACAGCGTCTTCAATCAACCTCCTCACACCTCAAAGCAAAGCGACCACCATGGGCTCAGCAGCACCTGCTCTCATCGACgttctcatcgtcggcggcggaccAGCAGGCCTCGCAGTCGCCACCGGCCTCGCTCGACAACCCTACACGGCCGTCGTGTTCGAATCGGGCGTATACCGCAATGCTCGAACGAACCACATGCACAATGTCGTGACCTGGGATCATCGAGATCCAGCTGACTTCCGAGCCAAAGCCCGGGCCGATCTGTGGGCGAGATATGATACCATTCGCATTGAAGACGCAAAGATTGAGAACATACGATGGAATGGCGATGGTCGGTTTGAGGCCATTGATGGCAAGGGCAATGTCTGGACGGGCAAGAAGGTCGCGCTGGCGGTCGGGATGGAGGATGTATACCCTGATATACCTGGGTATGATGATGTTTGGGCGAGAGGAGTGTATGAATCTATGGCTGGGGTCGATGTTGAGCTCTCAAGCTGATTTGCGACAGATATCATTGCTTGTTTTGCGACGGTTATGAAGACCGTGGAGTCGAATCAGTGGGAATCTTGGCCCTTGGCGTGTTGGGAAAGTTGCAGCCAGCCGTGCACACTGCTCGTATGGCGAAGCGACTTACTAGCAGTGTGACGATTTACACCGATGGGGATGCCGAGTTGGAGAGCCAGATCCGGAATGTCCTGGGTGAAGATTCCGTTTTCGAGATGGATAATCGTAAGGTCACTCGTCTGGAGAAAGTGAAGGGGAAAGCTTCAGAGGTTATCGTGCATGTCCAGGATGGATCAAAGGTGATGCATGGCTTCATGGTGAGTTGAAAACTTCACTTCAGCATTATTGCGTGCCGAAAGTTGACCCGACAAGCAGGCTCACAGACCCAAGCCCAAGATCAATGGAGCTCGCAGACACGGCAGTCATCAAGACCAGCAGTCCGTGGTATGAGACTAGTGTTCCTGGTGTGTTTGCTGTCGGGGATTGTGCTTCGCCTGTGCCTGCTGTTCCTAATGCTATGAGCATGGGTGCTTTTGCGGCGGCTGGTTTGGCGAGGCAGTTGGGTGCGGAGTGATGTTGTGTAGCATCCTGGAAACCAACGTGAGATTTGATCCATGACTCTCACTTCGGCTCTTGTAAGAGGCGGACCGACGGGGCGAACATGACTGATCATTGCTCTCGAGGCTCGACTCGGCACGCGGAGAGCGGTGCACGTCTCCGGCAGTGAGAGCTGCATGACATGGCTTGAAGTTAGACCACACGAATACGACGTTCTTCCTGATGCATCGACCGACGATCAGCCGTCTTACGAGAGTGCATAAGAAAGTATCAGCTCGTATTCACGCTGTATGTCCAAAGAGGAGACATTTCATCATAGCCGATGTTGATCCGTCGAGGGACTGCTTGTCTTTGTCAGTCGTGGGAGTGATGATCTGCATTCTATTCTTGCCATCTCCACAAGTCGCTGCTACCTTGTCGGTGCAATGACAGCACAAGTGTGACCATGGCTCACGCTATGAGGTACAAGCAGCCGGTGAGCAGAAGGACAAAGCATGACGATGACGGCAAACGACGGCAGAACGAGGTCGATGCTATATCTGGGAACACGGAGCCGCACTAGCGGCACGATGATCCGAGTCCCTTCGTGAAACCCTTGCCGATctcgacttcatcctccttcctctttgCGTAGTCATTCTTCCTTCCCAGCAACAGATGAGGCATTTCCACGGGCAAAAGGCCCCGAATACGAGACATCTGGTCATGTCATGCAGTGACGACTCGGCTTATACGAGACTGATCCTCGAGCTCACAGCTTCACCGCTTTCAGTCCTATTCGTCCACAAGGATTTCCCTCGCAGACCATACCACATCGGTATTATTCGAACCGGATCTGCAGGTCAGCGCCGCCGGCATAGCCCGGAATCTCAAGTTCTTTGTTCCTCTCTGCAGTGCTACAAGGCTGAACCCTGAACGATCGACGCTGCGCCAATGCAGACTACCATGTTAGTGACAGAATCGACATCGTATCCAATTTTGGACATACGCCAGGCTCGGACACATCATCGTAGCGTTGGCACTCGAGCATCCAGCATGGTCAAAATGACGGCGGGTGCAGGAAGGGATCTGCTTCCGTATTGACCTTGGTGGGTCGACACCGGTAAAACCAGAGAGGATGATGCCGTCGGAGATGGTATAAAGGTTGGCAGgtttccttctcttctcgATTCATTCTCATCACCAACACAACACTCTCATCCACAACAACACACAACCTCATCAACTCAAACAATCGACTcatccaacaccaccaacaacatcaccaaAACCAACACCCACCTCAAAATGCAGTTCTCCACCACTGTCCTCGCCATCTTGGCCACCGCCGGcacctccttcgccgcccCGGCTCCTGTCCCGGATGTCGCAGTCTCCAAGATGGTCTCAAACGCCCAATGGACGATCCGGGACTTCAAGCGTCAATGCGCCAACGGCTCTTGCAGCTTCACTTACGCGATCGACAACGGCGCCACCGTCACCGGCTGCGCCTACTCCGTCGCGGCAAACGGCGGCAAGTCGGCCGACCAGACCGACTACAGCAACATCAAGTGCGGCGACTACACCATCGGCAGCGGCTGGAGCGGCCAGTTCGGCCCCGGCAACGGTTTCACGACCCTGTCTGTTGTCGACAGCTCTCGCAAGATCATCTACCCGTCTTACAGCGACGCGACCATCGCCAACGCTGGCAATGGCCCTGTCAAGCCCGACCAGAGCTACACTCCTGCCCAGCTTTAAGCTGGACTCGAGAATGAGATTCGACTGGATGTGGAGGATTGATCGACTGGAAGTGGAAGGTTGATGGGCAGTTGGCATGGGACGAGGTGACGATCAGTGTAATGTAAATAATGGCCTGCATAGCATAGCATGACTTTCCTTGATGAATGCACACTCAAGTAATGAAACTCGAAATTGTCTCCATCGTATTGAATCTTGAATTCTCTCCCAAGTCCTGTTAATGCCTCAGGCTGCAATTCAGACCCTCGTTCAAAAAGTCTCCGATCTCCGACCTCGAATTTTTGGAGCTGTTCCGTCGTGAAATACACTCCCGCCCACCCAAcacatcctccctcccaccgCAACCATGTTCGCAGTCAAAGGCTGGGCCGTCAACTCGAGTACACTCAAACCGCAAACAGAACCCTTCAAAACCGGCCCACTCCCACAAAAACCACAAAAGAACCAGCCGACTTCCGCCGCTGCGAATGGAGAGCAAAAGGCGAGCAAGAAGCGCAAACGCGGCGATGCACCAGGACCGGCTGGAAGTGAAGCTGATGTGGGAAAGTTGTGGGCGAAGCATATTGAGGGAGGCGCTCCGGATCCGCCgaagaaggtgaagaaggcgaaggtggagggtgaggagaTCAATCgaccgaagacgaagaaagagaagaaggcggcgaaggcggcgaagaaggcggcgaagaagccggtgAGTGCGAATGATACACCGCTGggagagaggaaggagaggaaagaggaggtggaggcggagggaggagaggtgaaGGAAGATGTGTCGCAagaggaggtgaagaagatTGAGACTGGCACTGAGAGGCTGGAGAGGGACAGCAAGGTGCAAAAGACGGTAGCGGACACTTCAAACAAAAAGGACAACAAGCGGAGAAAGTCTGGCGAGAGCAGAGATGGTGAAGGGCCACCCGCAGCTGCAAAAgctacaacaacagcagcagcagccataCCTCCGCCTGCTCCAGCACCAGCGCCCGCAGCACCTACGCTCACGCCCATGCAAGCCGCCATGCGACAAAAGCTGATCTCCGCCCGTTTTCGCCATCTCAATCAAACACTCTACACCGAACCCTCCCTCAAAGCTCTGCAGCTCTTCAGCCGCGATCCACAAATGTTCGAGGACTATCACTCTGGTTTCCGCCAACAAGTTGCTGTCTGGCCATCAAATCCAGTGGATACCTTCATCGAGACGATACGCTCCCGTGGAGCCATTCGACTGCCACATCAAAAGAAGCCGTTCAAGGGCAAATTCGCCAAGGGCAAGAAACCTGCTCCTGAAGCAGAGGACTCGAACGATCTCAAAGCTCTTGCATTACCTCGCACGCAGGGTGTGGCCATCATCGCGGATTTGGGCTGTGGCGACGCAAGACTGGCGCAGACATTCCGCGACTCGGGCGAAGGACATTCATTGAACCTCAAGGTTCTGTCGTACGATCTACATTCTCCATCACCACTCGTCACGAAAGCGGATATCTCCAAGATCCCAACCGAAGATGGTTCCGTGGACGTTGCTATCTTCTGTCTTGCACTCATGGGCACGAATTGGATCTCCTTcatcgaagaagcctacCGCATCCTCCACTGGAAAGGCGAGCTCTGGATAGCCGAGATCAAGTCCCGTTTCGGCCGTGTCGGCGGAGGTAAGGGCAAAGTTGTCGAGCACAGCGTCGGCGGGAAGAGGAAACTCGCGGCGCTGAAAAAAGCCGAAGCGGCGAAACAAcgcgagggcgaggaagtcAACGAACAAGACGCTCTGGCTGTGGAAGTCGATGGCGTGGAGGGAGCGAAGACAGAGGAGACGGACGTTTCGGCTTTTGTTGACGTTCTCCGACGGAGAGGTTTCTTGCTGAAAAACGAGGCGATCGTCAAGAATGGTGAGAGCAGTGTTGATTTGAGTAATAAGATGTTTGTGAAGATGGAGTTTGTCAAGGCTGCCACGCCGACGAAGGGGAAGGGTGTgccggatgaggaggagagggcggaggggAAGGAGAGGTTTAAGAAGGGGAAGAAGTTCTTGGATGTAgaggtcgtggaggtggCTACGGATGATGAGGCGAAGGTTTTGAAGCCTTGTTTGTATAAGATTCGTTGAGTGGGGAGTTGTGGATGCGAAGTGTAGGGAGCAGCTTCAGTTGTTGCGGTCGCCTGCCATGCGAATATACATCGATCTCCTTACTCACGACAACTTCCCGACACTCGCCGAGTGACCAGAAACGACAGACCCTCGCTCTTTCGAACTTCCGAAGCAATCGTGCACCCCTCAAGCTGACTCGATGCTAGCGGCATCCACATTCTCGAAGTAAGGCGGATAGTAGTCGAACCAAGCGACATTGAGCTGCGTCTCCTGGCTGAGACTCTCCTTTAGCATCTGGTATGTCGACTTCGCCATGCGGACAGTCGCCGTCTGCGCTTCAACGTCATGAGGCTTAACGCCTAGACTCAAGGTAACAGTCCTCAGCAAAGCAACATTCGATGGCCCGATGATGTCCAGCCATTTGCGGAGTCTCGAAGCATGATAGTCGCCGAGCAGTACGAAATGG contains:
- the MgGUS1 gene encoding putative beta-glucuronidase (Beta-Glucuronidase (Glycosyl Hydrolase Family 2)), yielding MAEDDTYPRRDFKRADLRWESLNGPWDFLFDDEDIGILQSWQLNALPSHAPSSETKPTAKRTIQVPFVFQCPASGINERGVHQVLWYERRIEDLRSPQDLANGQRLLLRFGAVDYHAKVWLDGYLVGEHRGGHVPFDLDLSEVIQRSPSETPKRLTVRVFDSAYDLAQPRGKQFWGPQPESIFYTPSSGIWQSVWLESVPAARIVDGSGGTILRSDKIEEGALDARVCVSGRRVGQSLSIVVETSLGGVVVGSGRKELARDEDFVRLTDVNMRLSNEHIQQLPPVYLAEGVLSDPSRWRNGVTLWSPEHPLLYDIKLRLLDREDQCLDEVHTTTGMRSLNWTTGDGTFRLNGRPYFQALFLDQGYWPETLMTPPSSDALRRDIELAKAMGFNGCRKHQKVEEPMFMYWADRLGFLVWGEMANCYHFSVDAMQRFDQEWMEMIRRDINFPSVVTWTPVNESWGYPDLGGDKRQRDHIRSIYWTTKAYDPTRPINDNCGWEHVITDISSFHDYADGPGMAERCQSLKEIIGRGRSMFIGPIYSKHGIKDEGSRHVHGAPVMCTEFGGVNIAAANDESRKGNWGYTTAKDAQDLLNRVEGLMMGVVKAGHCCGIVWTQFTDIEQEQNGLYTYDRKEKLPAGQMKQLMDRVQEVYFKNRVGR